A stretch of Aureispira sp. CCB-E DNA encodes these proteins:
- a CDS encoding fibronectin type III domain-containing protein: MQYFILFTTLFISFNVWAINPPNNIAPSNGAMGQPTRITLDWTSVGGNTGYLYELDTTPAFNSPLHTIGNASGSSVTLVDLYFGTTYYWRAATKGPIDTSAYSTTWSFTTSNTLPYVSPSNGAQNQSTTTTIDWAYISGATGYIYEVDTSPIFNSPLREIGTTPANSSGRVLANLYFGTTYYWRAAVMNANDTSNFGSTWSFTTRDGVNNVSPSNGAQGLGTTTTIDWSAMSGNNGYIYEVDTSPSFTSPLYVSGNSGINSSEHTLSNLYFGTTYYWRAAVINTNDTSNFGSTWSFTTGDGVNNVSPSNGAQGLGTTTTIDWSAMSGNNGYIYEVDTSPSFTSPLYVSGNSGINSSEHTLSNLYFGTTYYWRAAVINTNDTSNFGSTWSFTTGDGVNNVSPSNGAQGLGTTTTIDWSAMSGNSGYIYEVDTSPSFTSPLYVSGNSGINSSEHTLSNLYFGTTYYWRAAVINTNDTSNFGSTWSFTTGDGVNNVSPSNGAQGLGTTTTIDWSAMSGNNGYIYEVDTSPSFTSPLYVSGNSGINSSEHTLSNLYFGTTYYWRAAIINANDTSNFGSTWSFTTQYQLVAAPLLSSPLDGASNIPVASIQLVWDSISNTSNYQIKYSTSSNFTTGVQDVTATQLNTTLSNLSGNTTYYWKVRGRNNAGQSPWSTVWSFTTEPVTTEVSKFELQGAMIYPNPVGKNLYLKVEKDATYQVKVFNLEGRIMFHDELNGTQAMYDVTSLVRGVYFIEIVHKDNVKTLRFIKD, from the coding sequence ATGCAATACTTTATTTTATTTACTACGCTTTTTATATCTTTTAATGTTTGGGCAATTAATCCACCCAACAATATAGCTCCGTCTAATGGAGCAATGGGACAGCCAACAAGAATAACCTTGGACTGGACTTCTGTTGGAGGAAATACGGGTTATCTTTATGAATTGGATACAACACCAGCATTTAACTCTCCTTTGCATACAATAGGGAATGCTAGTGGATCAAGTGTTACTTTGGTAGATTTGTATTTTGGAACAACATATTATTGGCGAGCAGCAACCAAAGGACCTATTGATACTTCAGCATATAGCACGACATGGAGCTTTACTACAAGCAATACGTTACCCTATGTTTCTCCTAGCAATGGTGCACAAAATCAATCTACTACTACTACTATTGATTGGGCGTATATATCAGGAGCTACAGGATATATTTATGAGGTAGATACAAGCCCAATATTTAATTCTCCTTTGCGTGAAATAGGAACAACTCCAGCAAATAGCTCAGGAAGAGTTTTAGCAAATCTTTACTTTGGAACGACTTACTACTGGCGCGCAGCGGTAATGAATGCGAACGATACGTCTAATTTTGGATCGACATGGAGTTTTACGACAAGAGATGGCGTGAATAATGTTTCTCCTAGCAATGGCGCGCAAGGATTGGGGACAACAACAACAATAGATTGGTCGGCAATGTCAGGTAATAACGGATATATTTATGAAGTAGATACGAGCCCATCGTTCACGTCACCGTTGTATGTGTCAGGCAATTCAGGAATCAATTCTTCAGAGCATACGTTGTCAAATTTATACTTTGGAACGACTTACTACTGGCGCGCAGCGGTAATAAACACAAACGATACGTCTAACTTTGGATCGACATGGAGCTTTACGACAGGAGATGGTGTGAATAATGTTTCTCCTAGTAATGGCGCACAAGGATTGGGGACAACAACAACAATAGATTGGTCGGCAATGTCAGGTAATAATGGATATATTTATGAAGTAGATACGAGCCCATCGTTCACGTCACCGTTGTATGTGTCAGGCAATTCAGGAATCAATTCTTCAGAACATACGTTGTCAAATTTATACTTTGGAACGACTTACTACTGGCGCGCAGCGGTAATAAACACGAACGATACGTCTAACTTTGGATCGACATGGAGTTTTACGACAGGAGATGGTGTGAATAATGTTTCTCCTAGTAATGGCGCGCAAGGATTGGGGACAACAACAACAATAGATTGGTCGGCAATGTCAGGTAATAGCGGATATATCTATGAAGTAGATACGAGCCCATCGTTTACGTCACCGTTGTATGTGTCAGGCAATTCAGGGATCAATTCTTCAGAACACACGTTGTCAAATTTATACTTTGGGACGACTTACTACTGGCGCGCAGCGGTAATAAACACGAACGATACGTCTAACTTTGGATCGACATGGAGCTTTACGACAGGAGATGGTGTGAATAATGTTTCTCCTAGTAATGGCGCGCAAGGATTGGGGACAACAACAACAATAGATTGGTCGGCAATGTCAGGTAATAACGGATATATTTATGAAGTAGATACGAGCCCATCGTTCACGTCACCGTTGTATGTGTCAGGCAATTCAGGAATCAATTCTTCAGAACACACGTTGTCAAATTTATACTTTGGGACGACTTACTACTGGCGCGCAGCGATTATAAACGCCAATGATACGTCTAACTTTGGATCGACATGGAGCTTTACCACACAATATCAATTAGTGGCAGCACCTTTATTATCTAGTCCACTAGATGGCGCTTCAAATATTCCTGTAGCATCCATTCAATTGGTTTGGGATTCTATTTCAAATACTAGCAATTATCAAATTAAATATAGTACTAGTAGCAATTTCACAACAGGAGTTCAAGACGTGACAGCGACTCAGCTAAATACAACACTGTCTAATCTTAGTGGGAACACAACTTATTATTGGAAAGTAAGAGGTCGCAATAATGCAGGGCAGTCGCCATGGTCTACAGTATGGAGTTTCACAACAGAACCTGTTACGACAGAGGTATCTAAATTTGAGTTACAAGGAGCAATGATTTACCCTAATCCTGTGGGAAAGAACTTGTACTTAAAAGTAGAAAAAGATGCTACTTATCAAGTGAAAGTTTTCAATTTAGAAGGAAGAATAATGTTCCACGATGAATTAAATGGTACACAAGCTATGTATGACGTTACCTCTTTGGTAAGAGGAGTTTATTTCATAGAAATAGTACATAAAGACAATGTGAAGACATTAAGATTTATTAAAGATTAG
- a CDS encoding HAD domain-containing protein, producing the protein MLPISQDHQSRKQEIEFFLEQKSPVHFLIIDDDKSLNGLAPQLKSQLILTSYLKGFDEEKRIEALKKLSLSL; encoded by the coding sequence ATGCTTCCTATTTCTCAAGATCACCAAAGTAGAAAACAAGAGATTGAATTCTTTTTAGAACAGAAATCACCAGTTCATTTTTTGATTATAGACGATGATAAATCGTTAAATGGTCTGGCTCCCCAATTAAAATCTCAATTAATTTTGACCAGTTATTTAAAAGGATTTGATGAAGAGAAACGGATAGAAGCATTAAAAAAATTATCTCTTTCCCTTTGA
- a CDS encoding PD-(D/E)XK nuclease family protein, with protein MKDHFKHTLQKIELVKTKYDILRQREEQFNIFSVLYKNHEEKRLHSRFIANLLDPFASHGKGNTFLFIFLKLLQDEIVKENHFQNAIVYPEEWNKKENANIDILIIDRSSKHAIIIENKIYAGDSNNEKGGQLERYFNHILQIENIPKTQIRTYYLTLDGHLPSSESLGDYKILENINGKCLAYEQIIIDWLNLCLPMAVEKPFLRESILQYKKLIQKMTHDDTEIKERIRIKETIGTNEQTLRATKYLLDNFDHVKWHTLHDFWVELEKELTDKFHFSVKSCLEGITHIAHYNYNKAEESCGLYFENNNGYKAFIWHEKDSFLYWGVEKENLSEKYSEKLKILKDQSQIQEATTYWWKDFEFENGEKLFIKDFSLDNTFNLINPEIRINTVTQIVTQVSTFLFDTLGEE; from the coding sequence ATGAAAGATCATTTCAAACATACTCTTCAGAAAATTGAATTAGTTAAAACTAAATACGATATACTAAGGCAAAGAGAAGAACAGTTTAATATTTTTTCTGTTCTTTATAAAAATCATGAAGAAAAAAGGCTTCATTCTCGTTTTATAGCAAATTTATTAGACCCATTTGCCTCCCATGGGAAAGGCAACACTTTTCTTTTCATCTTTCTAAAGTTGCTTCAAGATGAAATAGTTAAAGAAAATCATTTTCAAAATGCAATTGTTTATCCAGAAGAATGGAATAAAAAAGAAAATGCAAACATTGATATTTTAATCATTGATAGATCCTCCAAGCATGCAATAATTATAGAAAATAAAATATATGCTGGTGATAGTAATAATGAAAAAGGTGGGCAATTAGAAAGATATTTTAACCACATATTACAAATTGAAAACATCCCTAAAACACAGATAAGAACGTACTATCTTACCCTTGATGGTCATCTTCCATCTTCAGAAAGCTTAGGTGACTATAAGATTCTTGAAAATATTAATGGGAAATGTCTAGCCTATGAGCAAATAATCATTGACTGGCTAAATCTATGTTTACCTATGGCTGTAGAAAAGCCTTTTTTAAGAGAATCAATATTGCAGTACAAAAAATTAATACAAAAAATGACTCATGACGATACAGAGATTAAAGAAAGAATACGAATCAAAGAAACTATTGGCACAAATGAACAAACTTTAAGAGCGACTAAGTATCTTTTGGATAATTTTGATCATGTCAAATGGCATACTTTACATGATTTTTGGGTAGAATTAGAAAAAGAGCTAACCGACAAGTTTCATTTCTCAGTTAAATCTTGCTTAGAAGGAATAACGCATATTGCACACTACAATTATAACAAAGCGGAAGAAAGTTGCGGACTATATTTCGAAAACAATAATGGTTATAAAGCTTTTATTTGGCATGAAAAAGATAGCTTTCTATATTGGGGAGTCGAAAAAGAAAATCTCTCTGAAAAATATTCTGAAAAATTAAAAATATTAAAGGATCAGAGCCAAATACAAGAGGCAACAACTTATTGGTGGAAAGATTTTGAATTTGAAAATGGAGAAAAACTATTTATCAAAGACTTTTCACTAGATAATACTTTTAATTTAATCAATCCTGAAATTAGAATAAATACAGTTACCCAAATTGTAACACAAGTATCAACCTTTCTATTCGATACACTTGGAGAAGAGTAA
- a CDS encoding DNA repair ATPase, translating to MADDNKNIEEVEVKEENTQLESGTYEIIKGRLNKSGDDLRQRLEQLNAERKKVFGSIEMQLISNERIETKHECIARDIFALNNTCIFGYNIRMGLKDIELKDVFSIYEFKDDHSFKATNLDLLTVGNEKFVSDFKSLYRYSKEVYFLKFAKDKNDPFFYMVFKDGNSEKTFKWEIKGDRLIYDASPGDKKYYYPDQFEFKWESVRLEMYRQGEHPHISILDKVFVETVGGDLTIKIEDNTDTGKGIYAEDVKHANQKISDATVSYADLDNLIAIRIKPYQEDFRYFIYNVKLQTVQRVDALENSGVLLPGKQGLVFSNGFYLQTGDFKMFDKTSGTGNLFERRIQSPNGEDHLYVFHNPSDGSYILLSYNVIEQTVNTPIVCHGYTLFPNGELCYFRSEEAKTSHHLIQIWQTPYIKGKIIPSEYTDSFLYKVSNKDIVRAMAEAQELLSLLGKDDTYNDLYYDLNKRANVLLDSYYWINNKEAFNLGEPLSAIKTSANTAIDEFEKVQSIKKSTREAIRATQKKAVALFKDINSTSYLKIDQFVQHLADLRVIRGEVISLRELRYTDIPLIEELETQAAEINAKLSNECVDFLLKDDALQPYLERVSEAQDEIEQVETGRQGKQLEDRIDAIGKELELLIEIVSNLKIDDPTQTTRIIDNITSIFATLNQAKAAIKRRLRDLTGAEAVAEFAAQSKLLDQGLINYLDIADTVAKCDEYYTKMMIQIEELESKFAEFDEFIVKIADKREEINSAFESRRLSIIESINKRTSALQSAAERNLKGIQNRAKNFKEVNEINGFFASDLMIEKVRDTIQKLVELGDTNKADDIQTKLKTIKEDTIRQLRDKKDLFSGDGNSIKFGRHFFSVNKQKLGLSMTLKDGKMYYHLTGTGFYEEVVHEEFLKTKDVWEQGIVSENNAVYRAEYLAYVGFRQLQKENADLISEEVLPFVQKLINQRATKEEGYSKGIHDLDASKILEALLYLAKHIDLLVFDADARAMANLYWTKFISEENKTTFNKQLKSAGIILQVFPKTHEFDFLLHNLEEELTAFATQTKLFEKHLAPQAAHYLFKEISRQDHFIVSGDAHDLWVGFQEFLEKKNAMKHFTTALKSLDNNLVEQYQLTKKWLNAFVEQSENSDFPQYVNEVVTTILTENYQESHVVNVKTQQEITGLHGSHNVVGKGGTYHLNYNEFMQKLDHYTRSVVTQYEQFVEMKRRLANDFKEELRLSEFQPRVLSSFVRNKLIDQLYLPIFGDNLAKQIGTVGDTTRTDRMGMLLLISPPGYGKTTLMEYVADRLGLIFMKINGPAIGHHVISLDPREANNAAAAKELEKLNLALEMGDNIMIYLDDIQHCNPEFLQKFISLTDGQRKIEGIYKGITKTYDLRGKRVCVVMAGNPYTESGDKFQVPDMLANRSDIYNLGDIIGDTKDVFELSYIENSLTSNAILQKMSAKSAKDIYSVVKIAQTGSREGVEFEGNHTNQEISEYVEVIKRMLTIRDAILKVNLEYIRSAAMEDTHRTEPAFKLQGSYRNMNKLAEKVTPITNDQELKTLIISHYEGESQTLTSGAESNMLKFKEMIGALTEEEALRWEQIKKAFNKDRMLQGSKNDPMVQVVAQLSQFSEHLKDIHHSIQEGIEKGATISDAKPAKKSGGISFRKK from the coding sequence ATGGCTGATGACAATAAAAACATAGAAGAAGTAGAAGTAAAAGAGGAAAATACGCAATTGGAAAGTGGCACCTATGAGATTATCAAAGGGCGGCTTAACAAGAGTGGTGATGACCTTCGACAACGTTTGGAGCAGTTGAATGCTGAGCGCAAAAAAGTATTTGGCTCCATTGAAATGCAACTTATTAGCAACGAACGCATTGAAACCAAACATGAATGCATCGCCAGAGATATTTTTGCTTTAAACAATACCTGTATTTTTGGTTATAACATCCGAATGGGGCTCAAAGATATTGAGCTAAAAGATGTTTTTAGCATCTATGAGTTTAAGGACGACCATAGTTTTAAAGCAACCAATTTGGATTTATTGACGGTTGGCAATGAAAAATTTGTCTCTGATTTTAAGAGTTTATACCGCTACTCTAAAGAGGTCTATTTTCTAAAATTTGCAAAGGATAAAAACGATCCTTTCTTCTACATGGTTTTTAAAGATGGGAATAGCGAGAAAACTTTTAAATGGGAAATTAAGGGGGACAGATTAATTTATGATGCGAGCCCTGGTGATAAAAAGTATTACTATCCAGATCAATTTGAATTTAAATGGGAATCGGTTCGCTTAGAAATGTATCGCCAAGGTGAACACCCCCATATTTCTATTTTAGATAAAGTTTTTGTAGAAACAGTTGGTGGCGATCTAACCATCAAGATTGAAGACAATACCGATACAGGTAAAGGCATCTATGCAGAGGATGTTAAGCATGCCAATCAAAAAATTAGCGATGCAACGGTTAGTTATGCCGATTTGGACAATCTTATTGCCATCCGAATTAAGCCTTACCAAGAAGATTTTCGATATTTTATTTATAATGTAAAATTGCAAACCGTTCAACGGGTTGATGCTTTGGAAAACTCAGGCGTATTATTACCAGGCAAACAAGGATTGGTTTTTTCTAATGGATTTTATTTGCAAACAGGTGACTTTAAAATGTTTGACAAAACCTCTGGAACGGGCAATCTGTTTGAACGTCGTATCCAATCTCCTAATGGAGAAGATCACCTCTATGTTTTTCACAATCCTTCGGATGGTTCGTATATTTTGTTGTCTTATAATGTTATCGAACAAACGGTCAACACTCCTATTGTTTGTCATGGTTACACCTTGTTTCCTAATGGAGAACTGTGCTACTTTAGAAGTGAAGAGGCTAAAACATCCCATCATTTAATTCAAATTTGGCAAACGCCTTATATCAAAGGAAAAATCATTCCGTCAGAATACACGGACTCTTTCCTATACAAAGTATCGAATAAAGATATTGTCCGAGCGATGGCTGAAGCTCAGGAGTTACTCAGTCTTTTGGGCAAAGACGATACATACAATGATTTATATTATGACTTAAATAAGCGAGCCAATGTATTGTTAGATTCTTACTATTGGATTAACAATAAGGAAGCTTTTAATTTGGGGGAGCCTTTGAGTGCCATCAAAACATCTGCTAATACGGCTATTGATGAATTTGAAAAAGTCCAAAGCATCAAAAAAAGTACTAGGGAGGCTATTCGGGCAACTCAAAAAAAAGCAGTCGCATTATTCAAAGATATTAACTCTACTTCTTATTTAAAAATTGACCAATTCGTACAGCACTTGGCAGATTTGAGGGTTATTCGAGGAGAGGTTATTTCACTGCGAGAATTGCGTTATACAGATATTCCACTCATTGAAGAACTGGAAACCCAAGCCGCAGAAATCAATGCCAAATTGTCTAATGAGTGTGTCGATTTTCTATTAAAAGATGATGCTCTACAACCTTACCTAGAGCGTGTTTCAGAAGCGCAAGATGAGATTGAACAGGTAGAAACAGGTCGACAAGGCAAGCAACTCGAAGATCGTATTGATGCCATTGGAAAAGAGCTGGAATTGTTGATAGAAATTGTTTCTAATCTTAAGATTGATGACCCAACGCAAACTACTCGTATTATTGATAATATTACCAGTATTTTTGCTACGCTCAATCAGGCTAAAGCTGCTATCAAACGACGTTTGAGAGATTTGACAGGAGCCGAAGCCGTAGCAGAGTTTGCTGCTCAATCTAAGTTGTTAGACCAAGGTTTGATCAATTATCTAGATATTGCTGATACCGTTGCCAAATGCGACGAGTATTATACCAAAATGATGATTCAGATTGAGGAACTGGAAAGTAAATTTGCAGAATTTGATGAATTTATTGTCAAAATAGCTGACAAAAGAGAGGAAATCAACAGTGCCTTTGAATCTCGCCGTTTGTCTATTATTGAATCTATCAACAAACGAACCTCTGCCCTACAAAGTGCTGCTGAGCGCAATCTAAAAGGCATTCAAAATAGGGCTAAGAACTTCAAGGAAGTAAATGAAATCAATGGCTTTTTTGCCTCTGATTTGATGATTGAAAAGGTACGAGATACCATCCAAAAGCTGGTGGAATTGGGAGATACCAATAAAGCCGATGATATTCAAACCAAGCTTAAAACAATTAAAGAAGATACAATCCGTCAGCTTCGAGATAAGAAAGATTTATTTTCTGGCGATGGAAATTCAATTAAGTTCGGAAGGCATTTCTTTTCTGTCAACAAACAAAAATTGGGTTTGTCTATGACCTTAAAGGATGGTAAGATGTATTATCATCTAACAGGTACTGGTTTTTATGAAGAAGTTGTGCATGAAGAATTTTTAAAAACCAAAGATGTTTGGGAACAAGGTATTGTTTCAGAAAATAATGCCGTGTATCGTGCCGAATATTTGGCTTATGTTGGCTTTAGACAACTACAAAAAGAAAATGCTGACTTAATTTCTGAAGAAGTATTGCCTTTTGTGCAAAAATTGATTAATCAAAGAGCGACTAAAGAAGAAGGTTATAGCAAAGGAATTCATGATTTGGATGCCTCAAAAATTTTAGAAGCACTACTCTATCTAGCCAAGCACATTGACTTATTAGTTTTTGATGCAGATGCACGGGCTATGGCAAATTTATATTGGACTAAATTTATATCTGAGGAAAATAAAACTACGTTCAATAAACAATTAAAAAGTGCGGGGATAATTTTACAAGTATTCCCCAAAACACACGAATTTGACTTTTTGTTGCACAACTTAGAGGAAGAATTAACCGCTTTTGCTACTCAAACAAAGCTTTTTGAAAAGCATTTGGCTCCTCAAGCAGCACATTACTTATTTAAAGAAATCTCTAGGCAAGATCATTTTATTGTTAGTGGAGATGCTCATGATTTGTGGGTTGGTTTCCAAGAGTTCTTAGAAAAAAAGAACGCTATGAAACATTTTACTACAGCACTTAAATCTTTAGATAATAATTTAGTAGAGCAATATCAGTTGACTAAAAAATGGCTCAATGCTTTTGTGGAGCAAAGTGAAAATTCAGATTTCCCACAATATGTCAATGAAGTTGTAACAACAATTCTTACTGAGAACTATCAAGAAAGTCATGTTGTTAATGTCAAAACGCAACAAGAAATAACAGGGCTCCACGGCTCGCATAACGTTGTAGGGAAAGGTGGTACGTACCATTTAAATTACAATGAATTCATGCAAAAATTAGATCACTATACTCGTAGCGTCGTTACCCAATACGAGCAATTTGTAGAGATGAAACGCCGCTTGGCCAATGATTTTAAAGAAGAATTGCGACTGAGTGAATTCCAGCCTAGGGTCTTGAGTTCTTTTGTTAGAAACAAACTGATTGATCAACTTTATCTCCCTATTTTTGGTGATAACTTGGCGAAACAAATTGGTACAGTGGGTGACACAACTCGTACGGATAGAATGGGTATGTTACTCTTAATTTCGCCTCCTGGTTATGGTAAAACAACCTTGATGGAGTATGTAGCAGATCGCTTAGGCTTAATTTTCATGAAAATTAATGGTCCTGCTATTGGGCATCATGTCATCTCTTTAGATCCAAGAGAGGCTAATAATGCAGCGGCAGCCAAAGAACTTGAAAAGCTCAACTTGGCACTGGAAATGGGCGACAACATCATGATTTATCTTGATGATATTCAGCATTGTAATCCTGAGTTTTTGCAAAAGTTCATTTCCTTAACCGATGGGCAACGTAAGATAGAAGGAATTTATAAAGGAATTACCAAAACATACGACCTAAGAGGAAAACGAGTTTGTGTGGTTATGGCTGGTAATCCATATACAGAAAGTGGCGATAAGTTTCAAGTACCAGACATGTTAGCCAACCGTTCGGATATTTATAATTTAGGAGATATTATTGGAGATACCAAAGATGTCTTTGAGTTAAGTTATATTGAAAATTCACTAACATCGAATGCCATTCTTCAAAAAATGTCTGCCAAGAGTGCCAAAGATATTTATTCGGTCGTTAAAATTGCTCAAACAGGAAGTCGAGAAGGCGTCGAATTTGAAGGCAATCATACCAATCAAGAGATTAGCGAATATGTAGAAGTTATCAAAAGAATGTTAACAATTCGAGATGCTATTCTCAAAGTAAATTTGGAATATATTCGCTCTGCGGCAATGGAAGATACTCATCGCACAGAACCTGCATTCAAACTACAAGGTTCTTATCGAAACATGAACAAATTAGCAGAAAAGGTTACGCCAATTACGAATGATCAAGAGTTAAAAACATTGATTATTTCTCATTACGAAGGAGAATCTCAGACTCTGACATCTGGTGCGGAATCCAATATGCTAAAATTCAAGGAGATGATTGGAGCCTTGACAGAAGAAGAAGCATTGCGTTGGGAGCAAATTAAAAAGGCTTTTAACAAGGATAGAATGCTTCAAGGTAGCAAAAACGATCCAATGGTTCAAGTTGTTGCTCAACTGTCGCAATTCTCCGAGCATTTAAAAGATATTCACCACTCTATTCAAGAAGGAATTGAAAAAGGGGCAACCATTAGTGATGCCAAACCTGCAAAAAAATCGGGTGGAATTAGCTTTAGAAAAAAGTAA